The Niastella koreensis GR20-10 genome includes a window with the following:
- a CDS encoding cadherin-like beta sandwich domain-containing protein — MRKLYLLLMGMLLIACPGLFAQISINTTGTAVTENFDGMGSSATAALPTGFKIGPDWTLGATATVLAAGTTGTGVLSSSSGGNVYNFANGVTATATDRAPGFLNSGSFTSPRSIMLAVTNNTGSTITSLTISFDYEKYRSGSRQWDWNFFHGNTSTAATAATAGDQSYVADANNTTVLNPPTTISKAVTLAGLSITTGSVYYFRWTLTGSGGSSNGQALGIDNVSITANGTDATLFGLALNSGTLVPAFSASTTSYTASVLNSVSSITVTPTANSTLATITVNGTPVTSGNASAPIALAEGPNTITTLVTAQDGVTTKTYSVTVNRATAGSPTVIQNTPVSGFGNICINTTTGPNSFTMDGSNLDGSNISLAALPGFTYSETAGGPYTSTLSFSYTGNSFTGKTIYVNFSPALVQAYDGNIAVSGGGITPINIPVTGSGINTTATITTGGSSAITPTTATVAGNITGTGCSPITGYGIEYSSVSSFPVGTGTQVPASNLSGGNFSVGLTGLTPNQRVYYYAYITTAASTAYGSLQAFNNTTLPVPMASQPGMSYTQDFSDIAGWTNFFVSGNGANHFSGVSSTGTGATPNPNLLTFSTGTFITGSSGGMQKGTDQSPATQSIVLLSTGSADNTSSAAIDFYMDFTGVNAGTLSFDWASINNSTGDRNGSLRVYASVDGSTWTDLTFADVLNFTNNSPTSGSQSNIALPAIFNNSATARLRFYYNNGTGGTVGSRPKISIDNLKVTAVATTPCVSPTTAPTALTFGTITDVSIAGSFTAASPASDNYLVIASTSSSLTSNPVDGQIYNIGDNVGDGTVIANGNSINFNATGLNASTTYYFFVFSLNSICTGGPLYFATPLTGQAPTIAGLPPCAAPAAQPTALTFGTVTPASIQGSFTATTADEYLVLVSTSASLTSNPVNAQSYAAGDVIGNATVVSRSTATTFTANNLAPNTAYYFYVFSLQLQNCINGPAYNTTSPLTASQNTQPLPPCTTPTAQPTSLTFNAANTSISGAFMAGSGADDYLVIRSSSSTLSATPVDNTDYNVGDNIGGGIVVANTTTTSFLSAGLTPGTTYYYFVFAANKNCTGGTKYLTTVPLTGSQLTSNSPVLNYYFGTLHSHSDYSDGNQDNPGFTPTNDYNYAMTAQCMDFLGISEHNHFSSANNPGNQIANYHSGSVEANTFSATHTNFLALYGMEWGVISGGGHVVVYGDGMDDLFGWESGSGGWGATNNYDVYVAKSDYTGASGLFKTINDYAAKNTFATLAHPNSSDYNNLSNTAYNTVADNAITGSAVESGPATSTNTTYSNPGSSMSYLSYFQKLLALGYHLGPVIDHDNHNTTFGHTTYSRTAVLATSLTKTDIIKAYRDMHFYATQDCDTKVDFTINTHMMGSIFTDRDAPIITVNLADATTIVSSAVINVMFGVPGSGVTAQKIATVTGSTMTYQDNALADMSTGYYYIDITNGSSRIITSPIWYTRNDNNSALPVTLLSFTGQLVNDVVKLSWTTAQETNSKEFVVERSTDGRTFKALGKIAAVGTASHPTTYGFTDAQPVYGNNYYRLQQVDIDGKSVYSDIVRIKTDRSGGFYVGPNPARTTVTIYRQGNNESARVELMNVNGQLMKQVNIGATTFSTSINVSGLSKGIYLMKFTTSTGVHTQKFMVE, encoded by the coding sequence ATGAGAAAATTGTACCTACTACTTATGGGTATGCTGTTAATAGCATGCCCTGGATTATTTGCGCAGATCTCTATTAATACCACGGGAACTGCAGTAACCGAAAATTTCGATGGCATGGGCTCCAGTGCTACAGCTGCACTGCCCACCGGTTTTAAGATTGGACCGGATTGGACATTGGGCGCCACTGCTACCGTTCTGGCCGCTGGTACCACTGGTACCGGCGTACTTTCCAGTTCATCTGGCGGCAACGTTTATAACTTTGCCAACGGCGTTACAGCCACCGCAACAGATCGCGCTCCGGGATTTCTTAATTCCGGGAGCTTTACTTCCCCGCGGTCAATTATGCTGGCTGTCACCAATAACACGGGAAGCACCATCACTTCCCTGACGATCAGTTTCGATTATGAAAAATACCGTTCCGGATCGCGGCAATGGGACTGGAACTTTTTCCATGGCAACACGTCTACGGCTGCCACTGCTGCCACTGCTGGCGACCAATCCTATGTTGCAGATGCCAACAATACCACAGTATTAAATCCGCCCACAACCATCAGCAAAGCAGTTACCCTTGCCGGACTTTCCATCACTACCGGTTCTGTTTATTATTTCAGGTGGACCCTGACCGGCAGCGGCGGTTCTTCAAACGGTCAGGCGCTTGGCATCGATAACGTTAGCATTACAGCTAATGGTACTGACGCTACTTTGTTCGGGCTTGCGCTTAACAGTGGCACACTGGTACCAGCGTTTTCTGCCTCAACAACCAGCTATACCGCATCAGTATTAAATTCCGTTAGCAGCATAACAGTTACACCCACTGCTAATTCCACGTTAGCCACCATTACTGTCAATGGCACCCCGGTAACCAGTGGCAATGCTTCTGCGCCTATTGCACTGGCAGAGGGACCGAACACCATAACCACTTTAGTTACTGCCCAGGATGGAGTTACTACCAAAACATATTCAGTAACGGTTAACCGGGCAACGGCAGGTTCGCCTACAGTGATTCAGAATACTCCTGTGAGCGGCTTTGGGAATATTTGTATCAATACAACAACCGGCCCCAATTCATTTACGATGGATGGCTCTAACCTGGATGGCAGTAATATTTCACTGGCGGCACTTCCCGGGTTTACCTACAGCGAAACAGCGGGCGGACCATATACTTCAACCCTTAGCTTTTCTTATACCGGCAACAGCTTTACCGGCAAAACCATCTATGTAAACTTTAGCCCGGCATTGGTTCAAGCTTATGATGGCAACATTGCAGTAAGCGGCGGCGGCATTACGCCAATAAACATCCCGGTTACCGGTTCCGGTATCAATACTACCGCTACAATAACCACTGGCGGCAGCTCGGCCATTACCCCAACTACCGCTACCGTAGCCGGTAATATTACAGGCACCGGCTGTTCCCCCATTACTGGTTATGGCATCGAATACAGCAGTGTATCCAGCTTTCCGGTTGGTACGGGAACACAAGTACCTGCTTCCAACCTGAGTGGTGGCAACTTTAGTGTGGGGCTTACAGGTCTCACACCAAACCAACGGGTTTATTACTACGCCTATATAACCACTGCAGCAAGTACCGCCTATGGCAGTCTGCAGGCGTTTAACAACACAACACTGCCGGTTCCAATGGCCTCACAACCTGGCATGAGTTATACCCAGGATTTTTCTGATATAGCCGGCTGGACCAACTTTTTCGTCAGCGGTAACGGTGCCAATCATTTTAGCGGGGTATCATCAACGGGAACTGGCGCTACTCCTAATCCCAATCTGCTAACCTTCTCTACCGGAACTTTCATTACCGGAAGTTCGGGTGGGATGCAAAAAGGTACCGATCAGTCACCAGCGACCCAATCGATCGTTTTGCTGTCAACCGGCTCTGCCGATAATACCTCTTCAGCAGCGATAGACTTTTATATGGACTTCACCGGGGTAAATGCCGGCACGCTAAGTTTTGACTGGGCTTCTATCAACAACTCAACCGGCGACCGCAACGGTTCATTGCGCGTGTATGCCAGCGTAGACGGCTCTACCTGGACCGATCTTACATTCGCCGATGTGTTGAATTTTACCAATAATTCACCCACCAGCGGATCACAATCAAATATTGCGCTGCCAGCCATTTTCAACAACAGTGCTACCGCCAGACTTCGCTTTTACTATAACAACGGTACCGGCGGTACAGTAGGTTCCAGACCAAAGATCAGTATCGACAACCTGAAAGTAACTGCAGTAGCTACCACACCTTGCGTTAGCCCTACAACAGCGCCTACTGCATTAACCTTTGGAACCATCACCGATGTTTCAATAGCGGGTAGCTTTACCGCTGCCAGTCCGGCATCAGACAATTACCTCGTAATTGCCAGCACCAGCAGCAGCCTTACCAGCAACCCCGTTGACGGACAGATCTACAACATCGGCGATAATGTAGGGGATGGAACCGTAATTGCCAATGGAAACAGCATCAATTTCAATGCTACCGGACTGAATGCTTCAACCACTTATTATTTCTTTGTGTTTTCACTCAATAGCATTTGTACCGGCGGCCCGTTATATTTTGCCACCCCACTTACCGGACAGGCTCCTACCATTGCCGGTCTGCCACCATGTGCAGCTCCCGCAGCCCAGCCCACAGCGTTGACCTTTGGTACCGTTACGCCGGCTTCTATTCAGGGTTCTTTCACGGCTACAACTGCCGATGAATACCTGGTGCTGGTAAGCACCTCAGCATCGCTAACCAGCAACCCGGTGAATGCGCAGTCATACGCAGCCGGCGATGTAATAGGCAATGCAACTGTAGTAAGCCGCAGCACAGCTACTACCTTTACGGCCAACAACCTGGCGCCTAATACAGCCTATTATTTCTATGTGTTCAGTCTGCAGTTGCAAAACTGTATAAACGGGCCAGCTTATAACACAACATCACCGTTAACGGCCTCGCAGAACACCCAGCCATTGCCACCTTGTACAACACCAACGGCACAACCAACCAGTTTAACCTTCAATGCTGCCAACACCAGCATTTCAGGCGCCTTTATGGCCGGCAGCGGAGCAGATGATTACCTGGTGATCAGAAGCTCTTCATCAACCCTTAGCGCTACCCCGGTTGACAATACCGATTATAATGTGGGTGACAATATCGGTGGAGGCATAGTAGTGGCCAACACAACTACCACCAGCTTCCTGAGCGCAGGACTTACGCCAGGTACTACTTATTATTACTTTGTATTCGCCGCCAATAAGAATTGTACCGGTGGAACCAAATACCTGACTACCGTACCATTAACAGGATCACAACTCACCAGCAACAGCCCGGTGCTTAATTATTACTTTGGTACGTTGCACTCACACTCTGATTATTCAGATGGTAACCAGGACAACCCCGGCTTTACACCTACCAATGATTACAACTATGCCATGACGGCCCAGTGTATGGATTTCCTGGGTATTTCAGAGCATAACCACTTTTCATCTGCCAACAACCCCGGTAACCAGATAGCTAACTATCACTCCGGGTCGGTTGAAGCCAATACCTTCAGCGCTACGCATACCAACTTCCTGGCGCTGTACGGTATGGAATGGGGTGTTATTTCAGGTGGTGGTCACGTAGTGGTGTATGGCGATGGTATGGATGACCTGTTTGGCTGGGAAAGCGGCAGCGGCGGCTGGGGCGCTACCAATAACTACGATGTATATGTAGCCAAAAGCGATTATACCGGCGCCAGTGGTTTATTCAAAACCATTAATGACTACGCGGCTAAAAATACCTTCGCCACACTCGCTCACCCCAACTCAAGCGATTACAACAACCTTTCCAATACAGCTTATAACACAGTTGCAGATAATGCCATCACCGGGTCAGCCGTAGAAAGTGGACCAGCTACTTCTACCAACACCACTTATTCCAATCCGGGTAGTTCGATGTCGTATCTGTCGTATTTCCAGAAACTGTTGGCTTTAGGTTATCACCTGGGACCAGTGATCGACCACGACAACCACAATACCACGTTCGGCCATACCACGTATTCCCGTACAGCAGTGCTGGCGACTTCGCTTACGAAGACAGACATCATCAAAGCGTATCGCGACATGCACTTTTATGCCACGCAGGATTGTGACACCAAGGTTGATTTCACCATCAATACGCATATGATGGGTTCTATCTTTACCGATCGCGATGCGCCGATCATTACCGTGAACCTTGCTGATGCCACCACCATCGTAAGCAGCGCAGTGATAAATGTTATGTTTGGCGTACCAGGCAGCGGCGTTACAGCTCAGAAGATCGCTACTGTTACCGGCAGCACCATGACCTACCAGGATAATGCCCTGGCCGACATGAGCACCGGGTACTACTACATCGATATCACCAACGGCAGTTCGCGAATCATCACTTCACCCATCTGGTATACCCGTAACGATAACAACTCGGCCCTGCCGGTTACCCTTTTATCGTTTACAGGTCAGTTGGTAAATGATGTGGTAAAGCTTAGCTGGACAACCGCCCAGGAAACCAACAGCAAGGAGTTTGTTGTTGAGAGAAGCACTGACGGCCGCACCTTTAAAGCATTAGGTAAGATAGCTGCGGTAGGTACTGCCAGCCACCCCACTACTTATGGCTTTACTGATGCACAACCTGTTTATGGCAACAACTACTACCGCCTGCAACAGGTGGATATCGACGGTAAATCAGTTTACTCAGATATTGTTCGGATCAAAACCGACAGATCAGGTGGTTTCTATGTAGGCCCTAACCCGGCCCGTACTACGGTAACCATTTACCGCCAGGGCAACAATGAATCAGCCCGGGTTGAACTGATGAATGTAAACGGACAATTAATGAAGCAGGTGAATATAGGAGCCACCACCTTCTCAACTTCGATCAATGTAAGTGGCCTGTCAAAAGGCATTTACTTGATGAAGTTCACTACCTCAACCGGTGTGCATACACAGAAGTTTATGGTGGAGTAA
- the rpsF gene encoding 30S ribosomal protein S6, which translates to MNNYELMVIFTPVLSDDDFKSTQKKFTDLIKSLGGEIVHENPWGLKSLAYPIQKKTTGLYWVMEYKAPSSLNEQLKIQLLRDDNVLRHMFTVLDKYAVEYNGKKRSGVPTGTEKVEG; encoded by the coding sequence ATGAACAATTACGAATTGATGGTGATTTTTACCCCTGTGCTTTCTGACGACGATTTCAAATCGACTCAGAAAAAATTCACTGACCTGATCAAAAGTCTGGGTGGTGAAATTGTGCACGAAAATCCCTGGGGACTAAAATCACTGGCGTATCCTATCCAGAAAAAGACCACTGGTCTGTACTGGGTTATGGAATACAAAGCGCCATCCAGCCTCAATGAGCAATTGAAAATTCAATTGCTGCGTGACGACAATGTGTTGCGTCACATGTTCACTGTGCTCGATAAATACGCCGTCGAGTACAATGGTAAAAAGAGAAGTGGTGTACCTACAGGAACTGAAAAAGTAGAGGGATAA
- the rpsR gene encoding 30S ribosomal protein S18 — MAKANEIKYLTAIKTEKPRKKFCRFKKYGIKYVDYKDAEFLKKFLNEQGKLLPRRITGNSLKYQRKVAQACKKARQMALLPYVTDLLK; from the coding sequence ATGGCAAAAGCAAACGAAATTAAGTACCTGACCGCCATTAAAACCGAGAAGCCCCGGAAGAAATTCTGCCGCTTCAAGAAATATGGCATCAAGTACGTTGATTACAAAGACGCTGAGTTTTTGAAAAAGTTCCTGAACGAGCAAGGTAAATTACTACCCCGCCGTATTACTGGTAACTCTTTGAAGTACCAACGTAAAGTGGCTCAGGCATGTAAAAAAGCCCGTCAAATGGCCTTATTACCGTACGTAACTGACCTTTTAAAATAG
- the rplI gene encoding 50S ribosomal protein L9, whose product MDIILIQDVDNLGGANEVVKVRNGYARNFLIPQKFAVEASPSNLKQLAERRKQIEKKEQKMLSAINEVIAKLKEGALKIGAKSGTSGKIFGTVTSLQLARAIREQKGYEIDRKKITLPDEVKELGAYKASIDFGNGHSTELDFEVVAE is encoded by the coding sequence ATGGACATAATACTGATTCAAGACGTAGACAATCTGGGTGGTGCCAACGAGGTAGTTAAAGTACGCAATGGCTATGCCCGTAACTTTCTGATCCCTCAAAAGTTTGCAGTAGAAGCCAGTCCTTCTAACCTCAAACAGCTGGCGGAAAGAAGAAAGCAGATTGAAAAGAAAGAGCAGAAAATGCTCTCTGCTATCAATGAAGTAATCGCTAAACTGAAAGAAGGCGCCCTGAAAATCGGAGCTAAATCCGGTACCAGCGGTAAGATCTTCGGTACAGTTACTTCACTGCAGCTTGCCCGCGCCATCCGCGAGCAAAAAGGGTATGAGATCGATCGTAAAAAGATCACTCTGCCTGATGAAGTAAAAGAACTGGGCGCTTATAAAGCTTCTATCGATTTCGGCAACGGTCATTCAACCGAGCTGGATTTTGAAGTAGTGGCTGAGTAA
- a CDS encoding RNA recognition motif domain-containing protein, which translates to MNIYVGNLSWQMTDEDLRTLFEQYGSVTSAKIVKDKTSGRSKGFGFVEMPEDGEAQNALTSLYESEVLGRKIIVNEAQPKPQGGSGGGGFKKRSFGGGGGGGGYKKGGYNRGGGGGGYNRDY; encoded by the coding sequence ATGAACATTTATGTAGGGAACCTCTCCTGGCAGATGACCGATGAGGATTTAAGAACCCTGTTCGAGCAGTACGGCTCAGTTACTTCTGCTAAGATTGTTAAAGACAAAACCAGCGGACGTAGCAAAGGTTTTGGATTCGTAGAAATGCCTGAGGACGGCGAAGCACAAAACGCGCTGACCAGCTTATACGAGTCTGAAGTTTTAGGCCGTAAGATTATCGTTAACGAAGCACAACCAAAACCACAAGGTGGTAGCGGTGGCGGCGGATTCAAAAAACGCAGCTTCGGTGGCGGCGGCGGCGGCGGTGGCTACAAAAAAGGTGGCTACAATCGCGGCGGGGGCGGCGGTGGTTACAACAGAGACTATTAA
- a CDS encoding HAD-IB family phosphatase, whose protein sequence is MLTVIIPVLNEEKTIANVVRFCQQFPLVTEIIVVDDKSEDNTVKIAREAGATVIISQVRGKGISMKDGIAITANEFIIFLDGDIDPYPEGTITNLAAPLLADEADFVKGSFARNAGRVTELVAKPLLNIFYPGLSHFSQPLSGMIAGKKSYFKKIDFFNDYGVDIGILIDMYLMKARVTEVNIGYIENKSKPWQALGKMSKEVSKAIISKAQLQHPEEISEEEIHSLEAINREMNKTLREKLSGFHKMAIFDMDDTILQGRFIDTCATTFGFTAKLEDLRAREKDPIILTKRIGSFLKGRTMDELLNVASQIEMVSDIKDVVKELKNRGYIIGIISNSYTLITNFVRQKIGADFSYANQLEFFEGKVTGEINLPSYFFGSPESVCGHSYCKTNALQYACEKYNVPMQRTIVVGDSRDDRCMVGHGGKGVSFCTKDDLLATIASTNIRENSFQSLLVFA, encoded by the coding sequence ATGCTAACTGTAATCATCCCTGTACTAAACGAAGAGAAAACTATTGCCAACGTGGTGCGCTTTTGCCAGCAATTTCCGCTGGTAACGGAGATCATTGTGGTTGATGACAAGTCGGAAGACAATACGGTTAAGATAGCCCGGGAAGCCGGTGCAACAGTGATTATCAGCCAGGTGCGCGGAAAAGGCATTTCCATGAAAGATGGCATTGCCATTACTGCCAATGAGTTCATCATTTTCCTTGATGGTGATATCGATCCCTATCCGGAAGGCACCATCACCAACCTGGCCGCCCCCCTGCTGGCGGATGAGGCCGACTTTGTAAAGGGCAGCTTCGCCCGCAATGCCGGCCGGGTAACCGAACTGGTGGCCAAACCATTACTGAATATCTTTTATCCCGGTCTGTCACATTTTTCACAGCCACTCAGCGGTATGATAGCCGGGAAAAAATCATATTTCAAAAAGATCGATTTCTTTAACGATTACGGCGTGGATATCGGCATTCTGATAGATATGTACCTGATGAAAGCCCGGGTAACCGAAGTGAACATCGGGTATATAGAAAATAAAAGCAAACCATGGCAGGCGTTGGGTAAAATGAGCAAGGAGGTATCAAAAGCTATTATCAGCAAGGCTCAGTTACAACATCCCGAAGAGATCAGTGAAGAAGAAATACATTCACTGGAAGCCATTAACCGCGAAATGAATAAAACCCTGCGTGAGAAATTATCAGGTTTTCACAAAATGGCCATCTTCGATATGGACGACACCATTCTGCAGGGCCGGTTCATCGATACCTGCGCCACTACATTTGGTTTCACTGCCAAGCTCGAAGACCTGCGCGCCCGCGAAAAAGATCCCATCATTCTAACCAAAAGGATCGGTTCGTTTTTGAAGGGCCGCACCATGGATGAACTGTTGAACGTTGCCAGCCAGATAGAAATGGTAAGCGATATAAAAGATGTAGTAAAAGAATTGAAGAACCGGGGTTACATCATTGGCATCATCAGCAACAGCTACACGTTGATCACCAACTTTGTCAGACAAAAGATCGGCGCCGATTTCTCCTACGCCAATCAGCTGGAGTTCTTTGAAGGAAAGGTAACAGGCGAAATTAACCTGCCTTCCTATTTTTTTGGTTCCCCCGAAAGCGTATGCGGTCATTCTTATTGTAAAACAAATGCCCTGCAATACGCCTGTGAAAAATACAACGTGCCTATGCAACGCACCATTGTGGTGGGCGACAGCCGCGACGACAGGTGTATGGTAGGCCACGGCGGTAAAGGCGTTTCCTTTTGCACAAAAGATGATCTGCTGGCAACGATCGCCTCTACCAACATCCGGGAGAACAGTTTTCAATCGCTCCTGGTGTTTGCTTAA
- a CDS encoding universal stress protein, which translates to MPGKLYNILVPVDFTGRSKWAISKAIELANTFQCNIHLVHVVSKNLLPLIPVDASMLLPYDITADLKNARKRLEVLKETYQHHLCGEGKIEISLLQGRPSQQLVKYIEQYEMDLVVVGLSKFNLIHRILSSVSISQLARKTNVPALAIRSSGLVSHFKKIVLPLTDEVPVRRIKFATLLARTFQSTVYLVSLRKDGNAAEQVVNKTLEVIQSLSTIPVQCFLLEGKNLAKSTLDFSKRINADLIMANPLKEFHMPGWWNRITRKLLSYGSKIPVITVDKNNEQTTQAQPKPPSQS; encoded by the coding sequence ATGCCAGGAAAATTATATAACATACTGGTGCCGGTTGATTTTACCGGCCGCAGCAAGTGGGCCATTTCCAAGGCTATTGAACTGGCGAATACCTTCCAGTGCAATATTCACCTGGTACATGTGGTATCCAAGAACCTGTTGCCGTTGATCCCCGTCGACGCCAGCATGTTGCTGCCTTACGACATTACCGCCGATCTGAAAAATGCCCGTAAAAGACTGGAAGTACTGAAAGAAACCTATCAACATCATTTGTGTGGAGAAGGTAAAATAGAGATCAGTTTGTTACAGGGCCGTCCCAGTCAGCAACTGGTAAAATATATTGAGCAATACGAGATGGACCTGGTGGTGGTGGGTTTATCAAAATTCAATCTCATTCATCGCATCCTGTCTTCTGTTTCCATAAGCCAGCTGGCACGCAAAACCAATGTGCCGGCACTGGCCATTCGCTCCAGCGGACTGGTAAGCCATTTCAAGAAGATCGTATTACCACTTACCGATGAAGTGCCGGTGCGCCGCATCAAGTTTGCTACGCTGCTCGCCCGCACGTTCCAGAGCACCGTATACCTCGTTAGCCTGCGCAAAGATGGCAACGCCGCCGAACAGGTAGTAAACAAAACCCTGGAGGTTATACAAAGCCTGAGCACTATTCCGGTGCAATGCTTTTTACTGGAAGGGAAGAACCTGGCCAAGAGCACGCTCGATTTCTCCAAACGCATCAATGCCGATCTCATTATGGCCAACCCGTTGAAGGAGTTTCATATGCCTGGCTGGTGGAACCGCATCACCCGTAAATTGTTATCGTATGGCTCAAAGATACCGGTGATAACTGTTGACAAGAACAACGAACAAACCACCCAGGCTCAGCCTAAGCCACCATCTCAATCCTAA
- a CDS encoding 3-keto-disaccharide hydrolase, which translates to MKKLSGVLIALASTAIAAAQSGAGGGWTNLFDGKTLNGWNKITGSAEYKIENGEIIGLTVPNSPNTFLVTDKEYGDFVLELEVKVDDTTSNSGIQFRSHYNPEMADGHGGKGRVYGYQFELDPSSRAWTGGVYDEARRDWLYPLSLNPAAQSAFKRNEYNKIRVECIGNNIRTWVNGTSCAYVVDTVDKKGFIALQVHAIPRPELAGEKIHWRNIRIKTTSLSPLPFAKGVYVADYIPNNLTSYEKSEGWKLLFDGKTTDGWKGAYKPGFPEKGWEIKNGTLTVLSSNGAESTNGGDIVTKEEYSAFDLSFDFKLTPGANSGVKYFVTLTEKNAGSAIGLEYQVLDDTLHPDAKLGRDGDRTLASLYDLIKADKQKRFIHQPGQWNTGRVVVLRNNHVVHYLNGVKVLEYDRGSPHFRELVAMSKYKVWKDFGEAPKGHILLQDHGNEVSFRSIKIKPLK; encoded by the coding sequence ATGAAAAAACTTAGCGGCGTACTTATTGCTCTTGCTTCAACGGCTATTGCTGCTGCCCAATCGGGCGCAGGCGGCGGCTGGACGAATTTATTTGATGGGAAAACACTCAACGGCTGGAACAAGATCACCGGTTCTGCCGAGTATAAAATTGAGAATGGCGAAATCATTGGGCTTACCGTTCCTAATTCACCCAATACCTTTTTAGTTACGGATAAAGAATATGGCGATTTTGTGCTGGAACTGGAAGTTAAAGTGGATGACACTACATCCAACTCGGGCATTCAGTTCAGAAGTCATTACAACCCTGAAATGGCCGATGGCCACGGTGGCAAAGGCCGGGTGTATGGTTACCAGTTTGAGCTGGACCCTTCTTCACGCGCCTGGACAGGTGGGGTGTATGATGAAGCCCGCCGCGACTGGTTGTATCCTTTGTCGTTGAACCCTGCTGCACAAAGCGCCTTCAAACGTAATGAGTATAATAAAATCCGGGTAGAATGCATCGGCAATAACATCAGGACATGGGTGAATGGTACCTCCTGTGCTTATGTAGTTGATACAGTTGATAAAAAAGGATTCATCGCTTTACAGGTACACGCCATTCCCAGGCCGGAGCTGGCAGGCGAGAAGATCCACTGGCGGAATATTCGCATAAAAACAACCAGCCTGTCGCCGCTGCCTTTCGCAAAAGGCGTTTATGTCGCCGATTATATTCCCAACAACCTGACTTCTTACGAAAAAAGCGAAGGCTGGAAATTGTTGTTTGATGGAAAAACAACCGACGGCTGGAAGGGTGCTTACAAGCCTGGTTTCCCTGAAAAAGGCTGGGAAATAAAAAATGGAACGCTTACTGTACTGTCATCAAATGGTGCAGAGTCAACCAACGGCGGTGATATTGTTACCAAAGAAGAGTACAGCGCTTTTGACCTGTCGTTCGATTTTAAACTGACGCCCGGCGCCAACAGCGGTGTGAAATATTTTGTGACGCTTACCGAGAAAAATGCCGGTTCGGCCATTGGCCTCGAATACCAGGTTCTGGACGATACCCTGCACCCTGATGCCAAACTGGGCCGCGATGGCGACCGTACACTGGCCTCGCTGTACGACCTTATAAAAGCCGATAAACAAAAACGGTTCATTCACCAACCGGGTCAATGGAACACAGGCCGGGTGGTTGTATTGCGCAATAACCATGTGGTGCATTACCTGAATGGCGTAAAAGTGTTGGAATACGACCGTGGTTCACCACATTTTCGCGAACTGGTGGCTATGAGCAAGTATAAAGTATGGAAAGACTTTGGAGAAGCGCCTAAAGGGCATATCCTGCTGCAGGACCATGGGAACGAGGTAAGTTTCAGAAGTATTAAAATAAAGCCTTTAAAGTAG